The Vicia villosa cultivar HV-30 ecotype Madison, WI linkage group LG1, Vvil1.0, whole genome shotgun sequence genome includes a region encoding these proteins:
- the LOC131661886 gene encoding uncharacterized protein LOC131661886, with the protein MAFPSSPASVMNAAATNPSSTSISVSNPNLILSNSSLNSLYLIHNKTLRSLRKRLQDDDGRYCSIHGGNNQKTTIYRIASTMAQKKMNDGNSDSKTYLNVSRRWLLRKTRGELEMRRI; encoded by the exons ATGGCCTTCCCCTCCTCTCCGGCGAGCGTTATGAACGCCGCCGCAACTAACCCTTCTTCTACCTCGATCTCCGTCTCTAATCCCAACCTCATTCTTTCTAATTCGTCCCTCAATTCTCTGTATTTGAttcacaacaaaaccctaagaagCCTAAGAAAGCGATTACAAGATGATGATGGACGCTACTGCTCAATTCATGGGGGAAACAATCAGAAGACCACAATCTACCGTATAGCATCAACAATGGCGCAAAAGAAGATGAATGATGGAAATAGCGATTCGAAGACTTACCTGAATGTGAGCCGAAGATGGTTGTTGAGGAAAACCAGAGGTGAG TTAGAGATGAGGCGAATATGA